A genomic stretch from Dissulfuribacter thermophilus includes:
- a CDS encoding sigma-54-dependent transcriptional regulator: MREKILIVDDDKSLREFLEIFLASEGFKTEACHDGMTALSILEKGGIDVVLSDIKMPGMDGVSLLKEIKAKWPKIPVILITAFASLDSAIEAMKEGAWDYVTKPFQIDELKEIIERAIASKESDTTYSEESEPQIDEHPYRLGRMIAKSPAMKKIFDLIPKIASSPSSVLITGESGTGKELVARAIHNFGARKDKPFVVVNCGGIPETLLESELFGYVKGAFTGANSDKEGLFLRGHRGTVFLDEVGELPPTLQVKLLRVLQEKSFSPLGSTIEKKVDVRIVAATNRDLEKEVIEGRFREDLYYRLNVIHIHIPPLRERPEDIPILVQYFLEKYSREQGKPVQGISRYAMEALKNYPFPGNVRELENIVERSVALSPTNLILPESLNLARFKEGKKEDTIPEDPEEILGLISIPEGGVDLERLMDCLERHLLKQALDKAGGSKQKASKLLGINLRSLRYRLGKHGLL, translated from the coding sequence ATGCGAGAGAAGATCTTAATCGTAGATGATGACAAGAGCCTGAGGGAATTTCTAGAGATATTCCTTGCTAGTGAGGGCTTTAAAACAGAGGCCTGCCATGACGGGATGACTGCCCTCTCTATACTCGAAAAAGGTGGAATAGACGTTGTTTTATCAGACATTAAGATGCCTGGTATGGATGGGGTCAGCCTCTTAAAGGAGATCAAGGCCAAGTGGCCTAAGATCCCTGTAATACTCATCACTGCCTTTGCATCTCTAGATTCGGCAATAGAGGCCATGAAAGAAGGGGCATGGGATTATGTTACTAAACCCTTCCAAATAGACGAACTAAAGGAGATCATTGAAAGGGCCATAGCATCAAAAGAATCGGACACAACATATTCCGAAGAAAGTGAACCTCAGATAGACGAACATCCATATAGGCTTGGGCGAATGATAGCAAAGAGCCCTGCCATGAAGAAGATCTTTGATCTTATTCCTAAGATTGCCTCAAGTCCTTCTAGTGTCTTGATTACAGGAGAGAGTGGTACTGGAAAGGAGTTGGTTGCCAGAGCAATCCATAATTTTGGTGCTAGGAAAGACAAACCATTTGTAGTGGTAAATTGTGGGGGAATACCAGAGACGCTCTTAGAAAGTGAACTGTTTGGTTATGTAAAGGGGGCCTTCACCGGAGCCAATAGTGACAAAGAAGGGCTTTTCCTCAGGGGCCACAGGGGAACTGTATTCCTCGATGAAGTGGGGGAATTACCCCCTACTCTACAGGTAAAGCTCTTGAGGGTACTCCAGGAAAAGAGCTTTTCTCCCCTTGGAAGCACTATTGAAAAAAAAGTCGATGTTAGGATTGTGGCGGCAACAAACAGGGATTTAGAAAAAGAGGTCATAGAGGGTAGGTTTAGGGAAGACCTCTATTACAGATTAAATGTGATTCACATACACATTCCACCTTTGAGAGAGAGACCAGAAGATATACCGATTCTAGTCCAGTATTTTTTGGAAAAATACAGCAGGGAGCAAGGAAAGCCTGTTCAGGGGATCTCAAGATATGCGATGGAGGCCCTAAAGAATTATCCTTTCCCTGGAAATGTCAGGGAATTGGAAAATATAGTGGAGAGGAGTGTGGCACTCTCTCCTACAAATCTCATCCTTCCAGAGAGCCTCAACCTTGCCAGATTTAAAGAGGGAAAAAAGGAAGACACAATACCAGAGGACCCAGAGGAAATTTTGGGCCTGATTTCAATTCCTGAAGGAGGAGTGGATCTGGAAAGGCTCATGGACTGTCTTGAAAGGCATCTTCTTAAGCAGGCCCTTGATAAGGCCGGAGGTTCGAAACAAAAGGCCTCCAAACTCCTTGGTATTAACCTACGTTCTCTTCGATACAGACTCGGGAAACATGGCCTCTTATAA
- a CDS encoding molybdopterin-guanine dinucleotide biosynthesis protein B: protein MSGNIPCLSFVGFHNSGKTTLLRTISRILKDKGIRIGIVKSTKHSLLELESGNTDSGKFKRDGLFPHAIVAKDGVSIFLEKEADYLEKIGQIFQVEAMLLEGFKFIDHIPKIEVHRKGISEGYLFHKIANVRALVTDEEAPAFNPSFSFDEVDKIADFCLKILGK from the coding sequence GTGTCTGGTAATATTCCCTGCCTTTCATTCGTAGGTTTTCATAACTCCGGCAAGACCACTCTGTTGAGAACGATTTCGAGGATACTCAAAGATAAGGGGATCAGGATCGGGATTGTAAAGAGTACTAAGCACTCACTCCTAGAACTAGAATCGGGAAACACTGATTCCGGAAAATTTAAAAGAGACGGTTTATTCCCTCATGCCATCGTTGCAAAAGATGGTGTCTCGATCTTTCTCGAAAAGGAAGCTGATTATCTAGAAAAAATTGGGCAAATTTTCCAGGTAGAAGCAATGCTCTTGGAAGGATTCAAATTCATAGACCATATCCCCAAGATAGAGGTTCATCGAAAGGGAATAAGCGAGGGCTATCTTTTCCACAAAATAGCAAACGTCAGGGCCTTAGTTACAGATGAAGAGGCCCCTGCCTTTAATCCAAGTTTTTCCTTTGATGAAGTAGACAAGATCGCAGACTTTTGCCTCAAAATATTAGGTAAGTAG
- the mtnA gene encoding S-methyl-5-thioribose-1-phosphate isomerase, protein MKDPISVLKEKGGSSISPLRWEGGVLRLIDQRLVPYETKWLDLKSWEEVRDAIRDMVVRGAPAIGITAAFGMALCAIGFEGDGGDELLEVLEEAGRGLNDARPTAVNLSWAVKRMLNAAQSAKDAGHSVMEIKGLLEKEAINIWMEDVISNLEMGKFGAQLIKDGSTILTHCNAGALATGGYGTALGVVRYAHFSGKRIKVLADETRPWLQGIRLTAWELLEDGIEVEVICDNAAGFFMKRGEVDCVVVGADRIALNGDVANKIGTYSVAELAKANSIPFYVAAPFSTIDISTRSGEDIPIEERSSIEVTTIKGITLGPENVIARNPVFDVTPNELITAIITDRGILSPPYEDAIERCLRKSS, encoded by the coding sequence ATGAAAGATCCAATTTCAGTACTGAAAGAAAAGGGTGGTTCTTCTATCTCTCCCTTGAGATGGGAAGGTGGAGTTTTAAGGCTTATTGATCAGCGGTTAGTCCCCTATGAAACCAAGTGGTTAGACCTTAAATCGTGGGAGGAAGTTCGAGATGCCATAAGAGACATGGTGGTGCGGGGTGCACCAGCCATTGGCATCACAGCTGCTTTTGGTATGGCCCTTTGCGCTATTGGATTCGAGGGTGATGGAGGCGATGAACTTTTAGAGGTTTTGGAAGAGGCTGGCAGGGGATTGAATGATGCTCGTCCAACTGCAGTAAACCTCTCATGGGCAGTCAAAAGGATGCTCAATGCGGCTCAAAGCGCCAAAGATGCTGGTCATTCCGTAATGGAAATCAAGGGCCTTTTAGAGAAAGAGGCCATAAATATCTGGATGGAAGATGTGATTTCCAATCTCGAAATGGGGAAATTCGGTGCACAACTTATTAAAGATGGCTCCACTATTCTTACACACTGCAATGCTGGTGCCCTTGCCACAGGTGGCTATGGCACTGCACTGGGGGTAGTGAGGTATGCTCACTTTTCAGGTAAGCGCATAAAGGTACTTGCAGATGAGACGCGGCCTTGGCTTCAGGGGATCAGACTTACAGCATGGGAGCTCTTGGAAGACGGGATAGAGGTAGAGGTGATTTGCGATAATGCTGCAGGCTTCTTCATGAAAAGAGGAGAGGTAGACTGTGTAGTGGTAGGGGCAGACAGGATTGCCCTGAATGGAGATGTTGCAAACAAGATTGGTACCTATTCTGTGGCTGAACTTGCAAAAGCGAATTCCATTCCCTTTTATGTTGCAGCACCTTTTTCAACTATCGATATTTCCACAAGAAGCGGTGAAGACATCCCGATTGAAGAGCGTAGCTCAATTGAAGTGACAACCATTAAAGGTATAACCCTTGGTCCAGAAAACGTCATTGCAAGGAACCCGGTTTTTGACGTTACACCCAATGAGCTTATAACAGCCATTATAACTGATAGGGGGATCCTTAGCCCTCCGTACGAAGATGCAATTGAGCGGTGTTTACGAAAATCCTCTTAA
- a CDS encoding ATPase: MKEKKIILIGSRASITNLPIKEVSLLSQGSLPSYGYDPGDFIELLAGRVTKEEGRLEQCLTWLSSFLTPSGLAPKIHTYTYGEDRQVFQIFKKLKDIPGNKNHGWFMVHQILPPGGRTSKPETFSINEIKKEELTKANGFIIIDDSGNPPQVAQELKKFSPKAWVFALGISAAHWEKWAKTFGKNFVLFCRLNDLETTRMEMDSAVVWESIVAMTIRALKSEEVGLWDKKTGRFKCHIIVEMFPDGLLYLGPNTALFRHRDGTLPGIGKMHRYGSVPCYDTLIVSMLTVDALAMDTIPFNRSYFFDFSKRVLNNWNLLEQYGYYFSDELEFPNMDFSSTYPGGIPCSLLETKIDPAFFELSYIRSDFDEVLSAVSSQDWTSDRKAAIRTFFEIQPSCPYGVPEKNLEERLGYIGVILSVLKHLKEEVNRDKGFEGLRLFQVGNLRTTDPVEIAPVITLQRVMDNYVTREEVKRPLCIGVFGPPGSGKSFAVKEVARVISKRFEHNPFEFFEFNLTQFSGPEEINSAIDLVRASVAKGKVPIAFWDEFDCRYDGNEFGYLRYFLPSMQDGVTFVHGIPRYIGRSVFVFAGGVKESWESMEKLLVQEDKKAVQMMKTLKVPDFMSRLRVVLDIEGIDIPDELLRDSASEEELRELRRLLLKRAFIIAHQMNSHWKKAARKTSGLLLRLLIAKYKFGARSIEAVIEASHAANRLVYGLPELITPPAARIHAEWRIDLERRLDKIRREEGLRGVW; this comes from the coding sequence ATGAAAGAAAAAAAAATAATACTTATTGGCTCGCGGGCTTCTATAACAAACCTTCCCATCAAAGAGGTAAGCCTTTTATCCCAGGGTAGCCTGCCTTCGTATGGTTATGATCCTGGTGATTTTATTGAACTGCTTGCAGGACGTGTCACCAAAGAAGAAGGGCGCTTGGAACAGTGCCTCACTTGGTTATCGTCATTTCTCACTCCGTCCGGCCTTGCCCCCAAGATTCATACCTACACTTATGGAGAGGACAGACAGGTCTTTCAAATCTTCAAAAAGCTAAAAGATATCCCTGGAAATAAAAACCATGGCTGGTTTATGGTACATCAGATCCTGCCTCCTGGTGGAAGGACCTCTAAACCAGAGACCTTTTCCATAAATGAAATAAAAAAAGAAGAACTTACCAAGGCAAATGGCTTTATAATAATAGATGACAGCGGTAATCCACCTCAAGTTGCTCAAGAGCTTAAAAAATTCAGTCCTAAGGCCTGGGTCTTCGCCCTTGGAATTAGTGCAGCCCATTGGGAAAAGTGGGCAAAGACCTTTGGGAAAAATTTCGTTCTCTTTTGCAGATTAAACGACCTCGAGACCACCCGCATGGAAATGGACAGCGCCGTGGTATGGGAGTCCATTGTTGCCATGACCATCAGGGCCTTAAAATCCGAAGAGGTCGGCCTGTGGGACAAGAAGACAGGACGCTTCAAATGCCACATTATTGTTGAAATGTTTCCTGACGGGCTTCTCTATCTCGGTCCAAATACAGCCCTATTTAGACACAGAGATGGAACACTTCCTGGCATAGGGAAAATGCATCGCTACGGCTCTGTGCCCTGTTACGACACCTTGATAGTCTCAATGCTTACTGTAGATGCCCTTGCAATGGACACGATACCCTTTAATAGGAGTTATTTCTTTGATTTTTCAAAACGCGTACTAAATAATTGGAATCTCCTCGAACAATATGGCTACTACTTCTCCGACGAATTAGAATTTCCAAACATGGATTTTTCATCCACTTATCCAGGGGGGATACCCTGTTCCTTGTTAGAAACAAAGATTGACCCTGCCTTTTTTGAACTCTCTTACATAAGAAGCGATTTTGACGAGGTGCTAAGCGCAGTTTCAAGTCAAGATTGGACATCTGATAGGAAGGCCGCTATTCGAACCTTTTTTGAAATACAGCCATCGTGTCCATATGGAGTCCCTGAAAAGAATCTTGAGGAAAGGCTAGGATACATTGGAGTTATTCTATCTGTTCTTAAACACCTAAAGGAGGAAGTAAATAGAGATAAAGGTTTTGAGGGGCTTAGACTTTTTCAGGTGGGGAACTTAAGAACTACTGACCCTGTGGAAATTGCCCCGGTTATAACCCTTCAAAGGGTGATGGACAACTATGTAACAAGAGAAGAAGTAAAAAGGCCACTCTGTATAGGCGTATTTGGACCGCCAGGCTCAGGTAAATCTTTTGCCGTAAAAGAGGTCGCACGAGTAATATCAAAACGATTCGAGCACAATCCGTTTGAATTCTTTGAATTCAATCTAACCCAGTTCTCTGGACCTGAGGAAATCAACTCTGCCATCGACTTGGTTAGGGCGTCAGTGGCCAAGGGCAAGGTACCCATTGCCTTCTGGGACGAATTTGACTGTAGATATGATGGCAATGAATTTGGTTATCTGCGTTATTTCCTACCCAGTATGCAAGACGGTGTCACCTTTGTCCACGGCATCCCTAGGTACATCGGAAGAAGCGTCTTTGTCTTTGCTGGCGGAGTCAAGGAATCCTGGGAGTCCATGGAAAAACTACTGGTACAGGAAGACAAAAAAGCGGTCCAGATGATGAAGACCCTAAAGGTCCCAGACTTTATGAGCAGGCTTAGAGTTGTACTGGATATTGAAGGCATTGATATTCCAGATGAACTTTTAAGGGATTCAGCTTCGGAAGAAGAACTCAGAGAGCTCAGACGCCTGCTATTAAAGCGCGCCTTCATAATCGCTCACCAAATGAATAGCCACTGGAAAAAGGCAGCGAGAAAGACCTCGGGCCTACTTTTAAGGCTCCTAATAGCAAAATACAAATTTGGGGCAAGGTCTATAGAGGCAGTAATAGAAGCGAGCCACGCAGCAAACAGGCTTGTTTACGGCCTCCCTGAACTAATCACTCCACCTGCGGCCAGAATCCATGCAGAATGGCGTATAGACCTCGAGAGAAGATTGGACAAAATAAGAAGGGAAGAAGGTCTAAGAGGTGTCTGGTAA
- a CDS encoding two-component system sensor histidine kinase NtrB, which yields MASYNISPRLFHALTGGRLLILLILLIGTLFFEGFGHELPTGSIYKFSLLLAFAFSVTAIVTIWYKKKRLSLPFVYAYIFTDLLIVAGVVYLTGGTQSPLTFLFMLVILSSCFFEYHLGPNISAIAATIIFILLGAIDAKRLMAPDVLAFTFFTNMAAFWLAALLGSILAKRLLASREEVDRLKAIQDTVLDSLSSGLILIDADGTIIFVNKAALNILNGVIKVQVGMKLRSNWHELWRLKEDAEKDGYLTRYELTLSTQHGEKKIIGMSIFPLLRHNSMEGDEGQYLDTLGYGFIFQDITQLKEQEQRLQRMDRLAALGQMAAGLAHELRNPLASMSGAAQFLAKKGHMDENSKRLLEIIQREAERLDSIAESFLLYARPERVSNEADSDIVVVIEEVLSLLERKKGLPEVIVETEFKVKQRVAVPQGALKQVVLNLLMNAYEAMGEDGGRIRISARHRQDRDDVELIIEDSGSGIEEKDLQRIFDPFYSTKPKGTGLGLAIVHSLVTSWGGEIDVWSQKGEGTRFTITLPMSASLVVL from the coding sequence ATGGCCTCTTATAATATCTCCCCTCGCCTATTCCATGCCCTTACAGGTGGAAGACTTTTAATACTTTTGATACTCCTTATTGGAACCCTATTTTTTGAAGGATTCGGTCATGAATTACCAACAGGATCTATTTACAAGTTTTCTCTGCTACTTGCATTTGCCTTTTCAGTAACTGCGATTGTTACCATCTGGTATAAAAAAAAGAGGCTTTCATTACCATTTGTATATGCATATATCTTTACTGATCTGCTGATTGTTGCAGGTGTGGTATATCTTACAGGTGGGACACAAAGTCCTTTGACATTTCTTTTCATGCTGGTCATCTTATCGTCCTGTTTTTTTGAATACCATCTAGGACCAAACATTTCAGCTATTGCTGCTACCATAATTTTCATATTGCTTGGGGCCATTGATGCAAAGCGTTTGATGGCCCCAGATGTACTAGCCTTTACATTTTTTACCAATATGGCAGCATTTTGGCTGGCGGCCCTCCTCGGGTCTATCTTGGCAAAGAGGCTTTTGGCTTCGAGAGAAGAGGTAGACAGACTCAAGGCCATACAAGATACAGTGCTGGATTCTCTCTCTTCTGGTCTCATTTTAATCGATGCTGATGGGACAATAATTTTTGTAAATAAGGCTGCTTTAAATATATTGAATGGTGTAATCAAAGTTCAGGTTGGAATGAAGTTGAGATCTAATTGGCATGAGTTGTGGAGACTCAAGGAAGATGCAGAAAAGGATGGATATTTGACCAGGTATGAGTTGACCCTTTCAACTCAACATGGGGAAAAAAAGATTATTGGTATGTCAATCTTTCCTCTATTAAGGCACAACTCCATGGAAGGGGATGAAGGGCAGTACCTAGATACCCTGGGCTATGGATTCATATTTCAGGATATAACTCAATTAAAGGAGCAAGAGCAACGTCTTCAGAGAATGGACAGGCTTGCAGCCCTGGGCCAGATGGCAGCAGGTCTGGCCCACGAGTTGAGAAATCCCTTAGCCTCCATGTCTGGAGCGGCCCAATTCCTTGCAAAAAAGGGGCATATGGATGAAAATTCAAAGAGATTATTGGAAATTATTCAAAGAGAGGCGGAAAGGCTCGATTCCATCGCTGAATCATTTCTTTTATATGCACGTCCTGAAAGGGTTTCCAACGAGGCGGATTCAGACATTGTGGTGGTAATAGAAGAGGTGTTGTCTCTACTTGAGCGAAAGAAGGGACTTCCTGAGGTCATTGTTGAAACAGAATTCAAGGTAAAACAAAGGGTTGCTGTCCCCCAAGGGGCTTTAAAACAGGTTGTTCTAAATCTTCTAATGAACGCCTATGAGGCAATGGGGGAAGATGGAGGCAGGATAAGGATCAGCGCAAGGCACCGCCAGGACAGAGACGATGTTGAACTCATTATAGAAGATTCGGGTTCAGGCATAGAAGAAAAGGATCTTCAAAGGATTTTTGATCCCTTTTATTCCACAAAGCCCAAGGGTACTGGGTTGGGGCTTGCCATTGTGCATAGCTTAGTCACATCCTGGGGCGGGGAAATAGATGTATGGTCTCAAAAGGGCGAGGGCACAAGATTCACCATAACTCTCCCAATGAGCGCCTCACTCGTGGTCCTGTAA
- the gatB gene encoding Asp-tRNA(Asn)/Glu-tRNA(Gln) amidotransferase subunit GatB translates to MEFEAVIGLEVHCQLRTKSKIFCSCSADFGAPPNTHTCPVCLGMPGVLPVLNKKVVEFALRLALATNCTINRRNIFARKHYFYPDLPKGYQISQFEAPIAEHGWIEIETEKLGKRRIGITRIHMEEDAGKLIHDDARPVSYVDLNRTGTPLLEIVSEPDIRTPEEAGEYLKRLRELVRYLGISDGNMEEGSLRCDANISLRPKGETKLGTKAELKNMNSFRHVQRALEYEIRRQTGLLLDGKEVVQETRLWDEARGVTLPMRGKEEAHDYRYFPDPDLVPVEIDEEWIDNVRAGLPELPHEKRTRFVEEYGLGIDDAKVLTSSRELADYFEECVKGFNQPKKVANWIMVELMKFLNQDGIEIQDCKVRPNHLSELLSLVDSGAISGKMAKDILEKVYKTGTSPKEIVETEGLSQVSDEDTLRTVCNEVLTENPKEVEKYKAGKTKVLGFLVGQVMRKTKGKANPKKVNELLVELLK, encoded by the coding sequence ATGGAATTTGAAGCTGTTATAGGTTTGGAGGTACACTGTCAGCTACGTACTAAGAGCAAGATATTTTGTTCCTGCTCTGCAGACTTCGGAGCACCGCCCAATACTCATACATGTCCGGTGTGTCTAGGGATGCCAGGAGTCCTTCCTGTGCTGAATAAAAAGGTGGTAGAATTTGCCTTAAGGTTAGCCCTAGCAACTAACTGTACTATAAACCGTAGGAATATCTTCGCGAGAAAACACTACTTTTATCCGGATCTACCGAAAGGATATCAAATCTCCCAGTTTGAGGCCCCAATAGCCGAACACGGATGGATAGAAATAGAAACGGAAAAGTTGGGTAAGAGAAGGATTGGGATTACCAGAATCCACATGGAAGAAGACGCTGGAAAGCTCATTCATGACGATGCAAGACCTGTTAGCTACGTAGACCTCAATAGGACAGGGACACCTCTCCTTGAGATAGTCAGTGAACCAGACATCCGCACGCCAGAAGAGGCAGGAGAATATCTGAAGCGATTGAGAGAGCTTGTGCGTTACCTTGGGATAAGTGACGGAAACATGGAAGAGGGAAGTCTTAGGTGTGATGCCAATATATCCCTGCGTCCAAAAGGTGAGACAAAGCTTGGTACAAAGGCCGAATTAAAGAATATGAATTCATTCCGTCATGTCCAAAGGGCCCTTGAATACGAGATCAGAAGGCAGACAGGCCTTCTGTTGGACGGTAAGGAAGTGGTTCAGGAAACCAGGCTCTGGGACGAAGCAAGAGGCGTTACTCTGCCAATGCGCGGTAAGGAAGAGGCCCATGACTATCGCTATTTCCCTGATCCAGATCTAGTTCCCGTAGAAATAGATGAGGAATGGATAGATAATGTAAGAGCTGGGCTCCCAGAACTTCCCCATGAGAAGCGTACGAGATTCGTAGAAGAATATGGTCTTGGAATAGATGATGCCAAGGTCTTAACATCTTCACGGGAACTTGCAGATTACTTTGAGGAGTGTGTTAAGGGCTTTAATCAGCCTAAAAAAGTGGCAAACTGGATAATGGTTGAGCTCATGAAATTTCTCAATCAGGATGGTATTGAGATTCAAGACTGCAAAGTCAGACCAAATCACCTTTCTGAGCTATTGAGCCTTGTAGATTCTGGTGCCATCAGTGGAAAGATGGCCAAAGATATTTTGGAAAAAGTTTATAAAACGGGAACTTCACCCAAGGAGATAGTGGAGACCGAGGGGCTTAGTCAGGTAAGCGACGAGGATACCTTAAGAACGGTATGTAACGAGGTGTTGACAGAGAATCCAAAAGAGGTGGAAAAATACAAGGCTGGAAAGACGAAGGTCCTAGGCTTTTTAGTTGGTCAGGTTATGAGGAAGACCAAGGGGAAGGCAAATCCCAAGAAGGTAAATGAACTCTTGGTAGAATTATTGAAATAG
- the yedF gene encoding sulfurtransferase-like selenium metabolism protein YedF — protein sequence MTEKILDCRGLSCPKPVLETKDALDTIEPGSDTVLTVIVDNEAAKGNVKRFAESQGCEVEIKEEGERQFRLFIKKGEKFKKTPFEISCDTSPTLASSAVVFSSDVLGHGDEDLGKTLIDAFCHTLLEIKPLPSFIVCYNRGVYLAVQSSIVLDALREFERKGVEILVCGTCLRHYGLEKDLGVGKVSNMFEILEALSKVSKVINP from the coding sequence ATGACTGAAAAGATTTTGGATTGCAGAGGACTGTCTTGTCCAAAACCTGTATTGGAGACAAAAGATGCACTTGACACTATAGAGCCTGGTTCAGATACAGTGTTAACAGTCATAGTAGATAACGAGGCAGCAAAGGGAAATGTAAAGCGATTTGCAGAGAGCCAAGGGTGTGAAGTTGAGATTAAAGAGGAAGGAGAAAGACAGTTTAGACTGTTTATAAAAAAGGGAGAAAAATTCAAGAAGACCCCTTTTGAGATTTCATGTGATACCTCCCCTACCCTGGCATCGTCTGCAGTAGTCTTTTCTTCTGATGTTTTGGGCCATGGTGACGAAGATCTGGGCAAAACCTTGATTGACGCATTTTGCCATACCCTTTTAGAGATAAAACCACTGCCCAGTTTTATAGTCTGTTACAATCGAGGGGTCTATCTAGCAGTTCAAAGCTCTATCGTCTTGGATGCATTGAGGGAATTTGAGAGAAAAGGAGTGGAGATCCTGGTGTGCGGCACATGTCTAAGACATTATGGCCTTGAAAAAGATCTGGGAGTGGGCAAGGTTTCGAATATGTTTGAAATACTCGAGGCATTATCAAAGGTCTCTAAGGTCATAAATCCGTGA
- a CDS encoding THUMP domain-containing class I SAM-dependent RNA methyltransferase, whose translation MTGTTFKFFAAVPPGLEDIANAEIKALVKDTNIVPGGVEFAGDLRLLFKANLLLRVPSRILLRVARFRVKDFNSLISGVSKYPWEIYLTHGVSIKIRVTSKKSRLWHSDAVKERIQRGIERRLKRTIKLIDNQEQIEPWRYQLIVCRLNRDICSLKVDTSGDFLFHRGYKLIHGPAPLRENLAAAIIKASKWDKLSPFLDPFAGSGTIPIEAALIAHDIPPGLNRSYPFERWKIFDSSLWKGVKKEVIGHIKDIAGDPKIIAQDVDEKMLKALRENARKALGAYCSNLGDMLEVRKASFEKTLPPVKGPGWIVTNPPFGKRLFSERDESKFLLSIKEHLLRHYKGWKVFLLVPSEYERLLNNSLERPLRFRHGGLKVSLVQLTSSPQ comes from the coding sequence GTGACGGGTACCACATTTAAATTTTTTGCAGCAGTCCCTCCTGGGCTTGAAGATATCGCAAATGCCGAGATTAAGGCCCTTGTAAAAGATACAAACATAGTCCCTGGAGGGGTTGAATTTGCCGGAGATTTAAGGCTACTTTTTAAGGCTAACCTCCTTTTAAGGGTCCCTTCAAGAATCCTTTTGAGGGTGGCCCGTTTCAGAGTAAAGGATTTTAATAGTCTTATTTCAGGAGTTTCTAAGTACCCATGGGAAATCTATCTTACCCATGGGGTTTCAATAAAAATCAGGGTTACTTCTAAAAAGTCCAGGCTTTGGCACTCTGACGCAGTTAAGGAGAGGATACAAAGGGGCATAGAAAGGCGACTCAAGCGCACGATAAAACTAATTGATAATCAGGAACAAATTGAGCCATGGCGTTATCAGTTGATTGTCTGTCGGTTAAATAGAGATATTTGTAGCTTAAAGGTCGATACCTCTGGAGACTTTCTTTTTCACCGAGGATACAAGCTCATCCACGGGCCTGCCCCTTTGAGAGAAAACCTCGCTGCAGCCATTATTAAGGCATCCAAATGGGATAAATTGTCTCCTTTCCTTGATCCATTCGCTGGATCTGGGACAATTCCAATTGAGGCAGCCCTTATAGCCCATGATATCCCTCCAGGACTGAACAGGAGTTATCCTTTTGAGCGCTGGAAGATCTTTGATAGCAGTCTCTGGAAAGGTGTAAAAAAAGAAGTTATTGGCCATATAAAAGACATTGCAGGTGACCCAAAAATAATAGCCCAGGACGTCGATGAAAAAATGCTAAAGGCGCTCAGAGAAAATGCACGTAAGGCACTGGGAGCCTATTGTAGTAATCTTGGAGATATGCTTGAGGTACGAAAGGCCTCCTTTGAAAAGACACTTCCCCCTGTAAAAGGACCTGGTTGGATAGTCACAAATCCTCCCTTTGGAAAAAGGCTTTTTAGCGAAAGAGATGAGAGTAAATTTCTTCTTTCCATAAAGGAACACCTATTAAGACATTATAAGGGTTGGAAAGTCTTTTTACTCGTACCCTCAGAGTATGAGAGACTATTAAATAATAGCCTGGAAAGGCCCCTACGATTTAGACATGGAGGGCTTAAGGTGTCTCTTGTGCAGTTGACATCCTCTCCCCAATAG